The genomic region gggcgaggatctttgttttgttctctgctgTATCCCAAGTACCTGGATCAATATCTGACACAtaacaggcactcaataaatatttgttgaattcattCAGCCCCAGCAGTGGAGTCAGAAGACCCTGGTTTGAATCTTAACTCCACTGTATCCTGGCTTTGGGCCTCAGGTAAGCCCCATCTGCCAAGTGGGGAGCTGTGAGGATGAAAGGGGCAGTGCCAGCATGGTCAACAATGTTAATGGTGGCTACTGATCTCACTTCCTCTTTCCTATTTTGTAGCTGGGAGTTTCCCCATTTTCATCAGGCAAGACCATGgacaggaaattaaaaaagagcCTTTTAATGAAAATACTGTACAGTTATCTGTGGGGCAAAGGCCAGGGGGCCTTGTCTAGAAGGAACACAGATGTGGGCCCAAGAGACTTCCCCTTGTGTCCCCATGGGGAACCAAgtgctaccaaaaaaaaaaaaaaaaaaggcctggatGGGTAGCCTAGACCGAAGCTGCCTGCCCTGCCAGGCTCAGGGGAAGCCAGGCCCCTCCCCTAAGAGGAACTGCAGCAGGGAGCAGTGGGGCAGACAGAGCACCTGTTCCCATACAAGGTCCTTTTAGTGCGTTCCAACAGGATGTGACTGAGCAGCCCTTGAGGCTTGGGGAGGGCTCCTGCCTGGTAGAGTGGAGTAGAGGTGCACTCTGGGGCGGCGAGGGTCATAGCCAAGTGCCACTATGTGAGTAGCTGTGCTCCTGGCCTGCACTGAAGCCCTGTAGTAGCTCAGCCTCACTCCCGAACACCAGGCTCTCCACGTCCACCTCCAGTTCCTCTGCACAGGGACAGGTCCAGTCAGGAGACCTAGCCCACCAGCCCACCCACCCCTCCACTTTAGAGCACTCACCTTGGTCTGAATCAGAACGCTCGGAGGAGAGGCCTGAAGAGTCCAGGCTGTCTGCCCGCAGCCGCTCTCGCTCTCCGGCCCCTGCCACCCCCCGGAGCTGCTCCAGCTGCTGCTGCAGACTCTGCTGCTTGCTGCGCAGCTTCTCCTTGAGCCTCTGGGCccgctgctcctgctcctccagctTCTGCAAATCCAGAGAGAGCAAAAGGCTTGGGTCAGCTGCCTGGGAGCCTAGGCCTCATCCCAACATCACACAGCAGCACACAATGGCCAGTTGGTGACTGCCTGCTCCAGATGGCTCACTAAATTGGCTCCAAAGGGTTGCCCCCACATCCACCAGGAAATCTGGCTCTCCTGTCCCATGTAAATGGCCTGTGAGTTCTGTCTAGCTGGGTAGAAGGGAGAGCAGCACAATCTCCAAGACCTTCAGGATTTAGTTAGATGGGACCTAGTCAGGTGATGAGGAGCCTTGAGAGTTGGTATCAAAGAACAGGAATGGGGGGTGGGCTGTGGTATGCTGGCCAGTGTGGACCCCATCTGAAGGAGGGAAGGCAGCTACCTCCAGGTTCTGGCCCATCACGGCCACATGGAAAGAGGCCCAGTGTGGCCAGATCTCTCAGTGTCTTTAAGAGCTAGAAATTCAGGCTTTTCATGTTAAATGTCCTCTTAAGTGCTGCCAACTAACTTTAACTTAGAAAACTATAGACTAAACAAAGGCTACCATTTTGTAACTCCTGGTCAGGACCCTCCTAGGAACCCCAAGGCTTCCTCAGCATTAATCTGCTCACCCCAACCCCACCAGAGCTCTGCCAGCCCCAAGTGCCAGGGCTTGGAAAGCCAAGAGCTCTCCCATCAGAGCCCTTGGTGGGCAGGCAGCTGCAGTCAACAAGACAGGGAGCACGGGGAGGGGTCATTGGGACTGGGTGTAGAAGGATGAGTGACAGCTGCCTAGGCAAAGATGGAGAAGGAGAAGCATCCAGGCAGAGGGAGATCAGGAAGAGCACCAAGAATTCAGCTGTttggtggggaagggggaagaaagacTAAAAAAGCGGGCCAGTGGCAATGCCTGAGTCATGAAGGGCCTTGAGATCACAGGAAGTAAGGACGGCGACTGTCCAGTCAGGAGCCATGGAAGGTTTTCAGCAGGAAACCTGAACAGACCTGTGTGCTACAAAGAACATCTTAAGGCAATGTGGAGGACAGGCAAAACAGGAAGCAAGAGTAGAGGGGAAGTGATGGGGCTTCAAGGAAGCAATCCCCAGGTCCTGCCCACCAGCCAGTCAGCACTTAGGGGCACACCATCCCTCAAAGAACCAGACCAGGCAAGCTTCATGTGAGAAACTGGAGCCTGTTACTAAGCTAGGGTGTTATTCAGCCACTGTGAGGGTAGCATGGACAGTTCCCACACTGTGATTTATTTGCCACATGGCACATccatctgtctctgccacagccCCCTGGGCCTGGGTTCTGAATCTGCCTCTCAAGAGCCTGGCTGTGCCTCCACTTCTTCCTCTGTCAAAAGAACCAGGAGGGCAGGAAAGTCCTCTATTATTTCCAAGACCACTCCTAATTCCCTCTGGGGTTACCTGGGGCTTTGAGTCAGCACACCCTACTCATGTCTGCCAGGGGGCAGCAGCAAGGGCCCTGGGAATACAGTGACTGCCATCCCCTGTCCTTTCCCCATCCTGGTCTCTGGAGCTGCCTTCCAAAGTGGCTTCAGGAGAGATTGCTCAGAACAGGAAGCCTTGAaggatgggggagaggaagatGCAGGACCAGCCCTCTACTATCTAAGGGGTCCTTACACATGATCTTCAACAGGCATGACCCCCAcacagaggaggaaaggaagcccACAGAGGTTAAGTGCCTGGACAGGGAGGGGCCTCACAGTTGGAATAGAGTAATAGCTGTAATAACAACAGTGAGCATTTATTGGGCGAAGGTTGAAGGTTAAGCCTCAGAACAATCTTGAgtcatttttgcttttcttcccaTTTAACAAATTTGGAAACTAAAAGCACAGTGGACCTCTCCCCAGTTTTACCCAGTCACCCCCTTCCATACTTGTCTCTATGAGCTGGCAAGCTGGCTCCAGGGTACAGCGGCAGCCCTTACCTGGATGTGCACCCTGGCCCGACGCAGAAGGCTCAGTGTAGTATATCGGGCACAGTCAGCCCCTAAGGGCATCTGCTGCTTCAGCTGCTCCAGGCACCGTTTCAGCTGGGCCCTCCTGCAGGGGAAGGAGTCTGGAGGGCAGTGCCAGCCCAGCCTTGCTAGCCAGAGGGCTGACAGGGGAGGGAAAGTCGGACGGAGGCAGTTCCTGGGGCCCAGTGCTGTCAGAACATGGCTGGGACTCACCTGCGCTTCTCCAGTTCATTGTGCACAGACCTGCCAATGCCAGTGAGGATGGGGTGAGGGGGTGTCAGTTGCTGTCCACACCCTCAGTCctaggctgccaggggctcaaaTCCACTACAGATCTCTGACCCAAACTAGCTGGGTATGGTAACCTTGTGCTGGCCTCAGGCACCTAAACTGCCAGGCAGAAGCAGACTCATGGGAATGTACAAATTCTGAGAGAGGCTTGCTCAGATAACTATGGAGTCCAAACGAAGCCCCCTACCAGCAGTCAGGAAGGGCTTCCTAAACAGAGGTGAGTTTAGCTGAGTCAGAAACAAGTTACCCAAAGCGAAAAGTGGAGGGAGAGTCACTCAAATTGGAGGGAACAACATGTGTAAAGGGtggagatgaagagagaaagggagaatgcCTGGGGGGGAAAGTGAGTGGTGTGATATGCAGATTGTAGGA from Saccopteryx leptura isolate mSacLep1 chromosome 6, mSacLep1_pri_phased_curated, whole genome shotgun sequence harbors:
- the MXD3 gene encoding max dimerization protein 3, which produces MEPVASNIQVLLQAAEFLERREREAEHGYASHCPHRSPGPVHRTRKRSLQAPGALDSGRSVHNELEKRRRAQLKRCLEQLKQQMPLGADCARYTTLSLLRRARVHIQKLEEQEQRAQRLKEKLRSKQQSLQQQLEQLRGVAGAGERERLRADSLDSSGLSSERSDSDQEELEVDVESLVFGSEAELLQGFSAGQEHSYSHSGTWL